The following proteins come from a genomic window of Candidatus Palauibacter polyketidifaciens:
- a CDS encoding translocation/assembly module TamB domain-containing protein has translation MAVIASLLVLGVFIVMTQTARGRDAALSLLEDAIARSVNGEVRIGHAISGNLLSDLTVSRFEIIDADEGLFLALDTVTMEYDPVALLRGQLDVNRLHARGMDLRLRQYPDGRWNYDRVFEVPPRPESPAQSEPSARPPRPAPPPPDPAAESTAMAAASLLPAFLSFAPSRGQDQGPDPAADAGPAATRASNAELGILLHDATVASGRIEIRAPWTETLTGAAKAEALLEARAGESPWALEETPDGEFERVFELTNLRGRFPVARVTDPEAPFMVEVEEAAGTLLAVNQPLEFSSVRMSLTIGDTALLELERFETDQSVIRGEGWMAANGLDFEFALETEPIDVRDLRWLPIDLPETGGGPMSIGLSGRGGNTVVDVTNGDFRTGETRMTGGFALALEPRPRFSRIGVTLAPFDLAHLAPLLRGDSVPGPVAPAPAPVAAPGPAADDAPGSAAPRPPATMAETVPGTIRGTLRGSGYVDDLTIVADLILHDPDPDTPPSRLQARGGVGIGEEFLSLRRLGVEVDAFESRWTRLIDLDLGVDGRFDGTLTLDREQDTGVAFEGAVEHLTPAGDRSRFSGSGFLNLAESQIDAAVDANPLALTLLRPWTSGIELAGSVTGPIRARGSLEALALEADLESARGRLTLNGDFDLASEELRYDTEIEGTDLSLDQWIEGAPASRLAVRGRVRGEGIDPATLEAAFDLEVLASQVDQAEIFDSRVRLRVADGVATIDSAFLASDVGTLSALGDFGLAEGRSGQIAFEAEASDLSDWDRWFVDEIPGGAEAEAGEALFESIEELLGRTRRTREPTEGLEGRLETRGTATGRWGDFTLDAAIEASDARFRSYRAGDFSARVELFDPPRLGDLRSRFTATNVELAGRRVDSLFVLLARSGAGEPGADALDAEFYAQRDSSLEVSGRGVVVGGDLWSAGLTDLRLRLGKLESALVTPARLVYSDSALLVEGLYLNGQLGRLRADGLIPAAGEGSLDVEIFGVRVDQFGYLLSEQPILGGTFGGSVRATGTLAEPVVTAEFEVLDPSLQHQAYEALNARVDYAARELGGEIDLVDGGALLGRLGGTVATDLAILPVERRLLDDPFDLDLTGDRLPLALVELVLGSFEEVTGVAETDLTIRGAPGALRYDGALRLVDGRGWVPDLGVWLTDTGARIAFRGSSLAFVDSAHVGSDLGGSLRARGTVDIARITNPVFALNFDADEFHGIVRNDMAFAVSGRARLDSAYARPWVSGDVVLSDGYLEQDEFLRGLEVFNPGEMEVFNFLGASAEGVLEQFRNPFLDNLVLNANVDLGSGLSLRSARLDAEVVGEGISVRMDRRLDSLHISGSAEIPGGIYFFNRVPPYVRPLRITEGSLQFAGDAGFNPIIDITAEYRDRTIDGPVFVEARITGTAIAPEVLLTSNPPMSDTDQHCLLAVGTPCYRSADPQLGQRLLQQTLLGPLSSGLTSALGGATGIPYFNLTSVAAGRGAGGLAANRSLFERTALEVGWYASNALFLSYWQPLGGGPPRAALDWAFLPGWSVEAGTASRFDERLFGLSVGTNVANDRTYSLFLFREWEFGEGSSSDSDSDESGSGSGSGSGSGSGSGSGSGSR, from the coding sequence GTGGCCGTCATCGCGAGCCTGCTGGTGTTGGGGGTCTTCATCGTGATGACGCAGACCGCCAGGGGCCGGGACGCCGCGCTTTCCCTGCTCGAGGACGCCATTGCCCGCAGCGTGAACGGGGAAGTGCGCATCGGCCACGCGATCTCCGGCAATCTCCTCAGCGACCTCACCGTCTCCCGCTTCGAGATCATCGATGCGGACGAGGGGCTGTTTCTGGCGCTCGACACCGTCACGATGGAATACGACCCGGTGGCGCTCCTGCGGGGACAACTCGATGTGAACCGGCTCCACGCCCGCGGTATGGATCTCCGTCTCCGGCAGTATCCGGACGGCCGCTGGAACTACGACCGCGTCTTCGAGGTGCCCCCGCGGCCCGAGTCGCCGGCACAGTCGGAGCCGTCGGCGCGGCCGCCGCGGCCGGCGCCCCCGCCGCCGGACCCCGCGGCCGAATCGACGGCCATGGCGGCGGCCTCGCTCCTCCCGGCCTTCCTCTCCTTCGCCCCGTCGAGGGGTCAGGACCAGGGCCCGGATCCGGCGGCGGACGCGGGGCCCGCGGCGACCCGGGCGTCCAACGCCGAACTCGGCATCCTCCTGCACGACGCGACCGTCGCTTCCGGCCGCATCGAGATCCGTGCGCCGTGGACGGAAACGCTGACAGGAGCCGCGAAGGCGGAGGCGCTGCTCGAGGCGCGGGCGGGGGAGTCGCCCTGGGCGCTGGAGGAGACGCCGGACGGCGAGTTCGAGCGCGTGTTCGAACTGACGAACCTCCGCGGCCGGTTCCCGGTCGCGCGGGTGACGGACCCCGAAGCTCCGTTCATGGTCGAGGTCGAGGAGGCGGCCGGCACGCTGCTCGCGGTGAACCAGCCGCTGGAATTCTCGAGCGTGCGGATGAGCCTGACGATCGGAGACACGGCCCTCCTGGAGCTGGAGAGATTCGAGACGGATCAGTCGGTCATCCGCGGGGAGGGGTGGATGGCCGCGAACGGCCTCGATTTCGAGTTCGCGCTCGAAACCGAGCCGATCGATGTCCGAGACCTCCGCTGGCTGCCCATCGACCTGCCCGAGACCGGCGGCGGCCCCATGTCCATCGGCCTCAGCGGCCGCGGCGGAAACACGGTCGTGGACGTCACGAACGGAGATTTCCGGACGGGCGAGACCCGCATGACCGGCGGGTTCGCCCTCGCCCTCGAGCCGCGTCCCAGGTTCAGCCGGATCGGCGTCACGCTGGCTCCCTTCGATCTCGCGCACCTGGCCCCCCTCCTCCGAGGCGACTCCGTGCCCGGCCCTGTTGCCCCCGCCCCGGCGCCCGTCGCAGCCCCCGGCCCGGCGGCCGACGACGCGCCCGGCTCGGCGGCCCCCCGGCCGCCCGCGACGATGGCGGAGACGGTGCCGGGGACGATCCGCGGCACGCTGCGCGGCTCGGGCTACGTCGATGACCTGACGATCGTCGCCGATCTCATCCTGCACGACCCCGACCCGGACACGCCGCCGTCCCGCCTCCAGGCGCGGGGCGGCGTCGGTATCGGCGAGGAGTTCCTGAGCCTCCGCCGCCTCGGCGTGGAGGTCGACGCCTTCGAGTCTCGCTGGACCCGTCTCATCGACCTGGATCTGGGGGTCGACGGACGCTTCGACGGGACGCTCACCCTCGACCGCGAACAGGACACCGGCGTCGCCTTCGAGGGCGCCGTCGAGCACCTGACGCCGGCCGGCGACCGCTCCCGCTTCTCCGGCTCCGGGTTCCTGAACCTCGCCGAGTCGCAGATCGATGCGGCGGTCGACGCGAACCCGCTCGCTCTCACGCTGCTGCGCCCATGGACTTCCGGAATCGAACTGGCGGGCTCGGTGACCGGTCCCATTCGGGCGCGCGGGAGTCTCGAGGCGCTGGCCCTCGAGGCGGACCTCGAATCGGCACGCGGCCGACTCACCCTGAATGGCGACTTCGATCTCGCCTCCGAGGAACTGCGCTACGACACGGAGATCGAGGGGACGGACCTGTCGCTGGACCAGTGGATCGAGGGCGCCCCGGCGTCGAGACTCGCCGTTCGGGGGCGCGTGCGGGGAGAAGGGATCGATCCCGCGACGCTCGAGGCGGCGTTCGACCTCGAAGTCCTCGCCTCCCAGGTGGACCAGGCCGAGATCTTCGACAGTCGCGTGCGGCTGCGGGTGGCCGACGGCGTGGCGACGATCGACAGCGCCTTCCTCGCCTCCGATGTCGGGACTCTCTCGGCTTTGGGCGACTTCGGGCTCGCGGAGGGCCGGAGCGGACAGATCGCCTTCGAGGCGGAAGCTTCCGATCTTTCCGACTGGGACCGCTGGTTCGTGGATGAGATTCCGGGCGGCGCGGAGGCCGAGGCCGGCGAAGCGCTGTTCGAGAGTATCGAGGAGTTGCTGGGCCGGACCCGGCGAACCCGCGAACCGACGGAGGGACTGGAAGGCCGGCTGGAGACGCGCGGCACCGCCACGGGGCGCTGGGGAGACTTCACGCTCGACGCCGCCATCGAGGCCTCGGACGCGCGCTTCCGGAGCTACCGCGCCGGCGACTTCTCGGCCCGCGTCGAACTGTTCGACCCTCCGCGGCTCGGCGACCTGCGGTCCCGGTTCACGGCGACGAACGTTGAACTGGCCGGGCGACGGGTGGATTCGCTCTTCGTGCTGCTCGCCCGCTCGGGCGCCGGCGAGCCCGGCGCCGACGCGCTGGACGCCGAATTCTACGCCCAGCGCGACTCCAGCCTCGAAGTCTCCGGCCGGGGCGTCGTGGTGGGCGGCGACCTGTGGAGCGCAGGCCTGACGGATCTCCGCCTCCGTCTCGGCAAGCTCGAATCCGCGCTCGTGACGCCCGCCCGACTCGTCTACTCCGACTCGGCGCTGCTCGTCGAGGGCCTCTACCTGAACGGTCAACTCGGCAGGCTTCGCGCCGACGGCCTCATCCCCGCCGCCGGCGAGGGGTCGCTCGACGTCGAGATCTTCGGCGTGCGCGTGGACCAGTTCGGCTACCTGCTCTCGGAGCAACCGATCCTCGGTGGCACCTTCGGAGGGTCCGTGAGGGCGACGGGAACGCTGGCGGAACCCGTCGTGACGGCAGAATTCGAGGTCCTCGATCCCTCCCTTCAGCACCAGGCCTACGAGGCGCTGAACGCGCGGGTCGACTATGCCGCCCGCGAACTCGGAGGGGAGATCGACCTCGTCGATGGCGGCGCCCTCCTGGGACGGCTCGGCGGCACCGTGGCGACGGACCTCGCGATCCTCCCGGTGGAACGCCGGCTCCTCGACGACCCGTTCGACCTCGACCTGACCGGAGACCGCCTCCCGCTGGCGCTCGTCGAACTCGTGCTGGGGAGCTTCGAGGAGGTGACCGGCGTCGCCGAGACCGACCTCACGATTCGCGGCGCCCCCGGCGCCCTCCGCTACGACGGCGCCCTGCGGCTCGTGGACGGGCGGGGCTGGGTCCCGGACCTCGGCGTCTGGCTCACCGACACCGGCGCCCGGATCGCCTTCCGGGGCTCCTCGCTCGCCTTCGTCGATTCCGCCCACGTGGGGTCGGATCTCGGCGGTTCGCTGCGGGCGCGCGGCACCGTGGACATCGCCCGGATCACCAACCCGGTCTTCGCCCTGAACTTCGACGCGGACGAGTTCCACGGCATCGTGCGCAACGACATGGCGTTCGCCGTGAGCGGCCGGGCGCGCCTCGACAGCGCCTACGCCAGACCCTGGGTGAGCGGCGACGTCGTCCTCTCCGACGGATACCTGGAGCAGGACGAATTCCTCCGTGGACTCGAGGTCTTCAATCCCGGCGAGATGGAAGTGTTCAATTTCCTCGGCGCCTCCGCGGAAGGCGTGCTCGAGCAGTTCCGGAACCCGTTCCTCGACAACCTCGTCCTGAACGCGAACGTCGACCTCGGCTCCGGCCTCTCACTGCGGTCGGCGCGCCTCGATGCCGAGGTCGTGGGGGAGGGGATTTCCGTCCGCATGGACCGCCGCCTCGATTCGCTCCACATCAGCGGAAGCGCCGAGATACCCGGGGGGATCTACTTCTTCAACCGCGTGCCGCCGTACGTCCGGCCGCTCCGGATCACCGAGGGGAGCCTGCAGTTCGCGGGGGACGCCGGCTTCAATCCGATCATCGACATCACCGCCGAGTACCGGGACCGGACCATCGATGGCCCCGTGTTCGTCGAGGCCCGGATCACCGGCACCGCGATCGCGCCGGAGGTCCTCCTGACGAGCAACCCGCCCATGAGCGACACCGATCAGCACTGCCTGCTCGCGGTGGGTACGCCGTGCTACCGCTCCGCCGATCCGCAGTTGGGACAGCGGCTCCTGCAGCAGACGCTGCTGGGTCCGCTGAGTTCCGGGCTCACGTCCGCGCTCGGGGGAGCGACCGGCATCCCCTACTTCAACCTGACGTCCGTCGCTGCCGGACGGGGCGCCGGAGGACTCGCGGCGAACCGGAGCCTGTTCGAGCGCACGGCGCTGGAAGTCGGATGGTACGCGAGCAACGCGCTCTTCCTCTCCTACTGGCAGCCGCTGGGTGGCGGGCCTCCGAGGGCGGCCCTGGACTGGGCGTTCCTTCCCGGATGGTCCGTCGAAGCCGGCACCGCGAGCCGATTCGACGAGAGGCTGTTCGGTCTCAGCGTCGGCACGAACGTCGCCAACGACCGGACCTACAGCCTCTTCCTCTTCCGTGAGTGGGAGTTCGGCGAAGGTTCCAGCTCCGACAGCGACTCCGACGAGTCCGGCTCCGGCTCCGGCTCCGGCTCCGGCTCGGGCAGCGGGTCCGGCTCCGGCAGCGGTTCGCGGTAG
- a CDS encoding BamA/TamA family outer membrane protein gives MKRAALAGLALAVTLAGPPSFVGPSTYLGPSPLSGQAAGEAGPRRAEVTSLRFRGNGTLSDGELRAVILTRSTECTSLLLSPFCLLTNWGFAHRRAYLDTLDVRVDADRLRLYYNFRGHFEAEVDHIVRTNGVDASVSFIIEEGPATLIDEFSIEGLPETLGAEEAEALVDIGVGDPFDRGRLQAGVDSLMGSLRRQGYVNAMALEDFRRGRDGTAQVALDVRPGARYRLGEIRIEGGEAIGEDVIRDLLPLRAGDYYNQEAEQEGQRNLFGIDAIRFASILRESPRPGAAAADSTLDLVVQVTPASPRAARFGVGWSTDQCLRTETRLTHRNLFGGARRLQITGQLGNIFADQLDGSFPCSQVGTHPSFRTLNYLLEAELLLPVAFSAENSFSARLFVERETIPDVFIQEGFGAEIGLTRRIGRRASATLSYSPSYTGFGEQSADIFFCINFGFCEPEDIVTVTRSRWLAPLTLAVLYNETDDALRPTRGYYLTAEGEVAHETTGSQYRYARIVGQAALFRELEPGLVFAARARTGVVRFPGTRIFTPGAPRTDRLVHPSRRFFVGGSQSVRGVGQNLLGPRVLVADQVEDCPAGDFEACVARLATQNPGAFDERPRGGDAQLELSFELRRYLSDRWSLVFFGDAGSVSQRLTELRDIQWTPGMGLRYASPVGSIRLDIGYNTTFATELPAIVSMEDGTLVQMPQPVLFDPFRFDDPHPLLELWRRVQIHVSIGEAF, from the coding sequence GTGAAACGCGCGGCTCTGGCCGGGTTGGCGCTGGCCGTCACCCTCGCAGGGCCGCCTTCGTTCGTCGGGCCGTCCACCTATCTCGGGCCGTCTCCACTCAGCGGGCAGGCCGCCGGCGAGGCGGGACCGCGCCGCGCCGAGGTGACCTCGCTCCGCTTCCGCGGCAACGGGACGCTCTCCGACGGTGAATTGCGCGCCGTGATCCTCACGCGCAGCACCGAATGCACGAGCCTGCTGCTGTCCCCCTTCTGCCTCCTGACGAACTGGGGATTCGCGCACCGCCGAGCGTATCTCGACACGCTCGACGTCAGGGTCGACGCCGACCGGCTCCGCCTGTACTACAACTTCCGCGGCCACTTCGAGGCGGAGGTCGACCACATCGTCCGCACGAACGGGGTCGACGCCAGCGTCTCGTTCATCATCGAGGAGGGTCCGGCGACGCTCATCGACGAGTTCTCCATCGAGGGACTGCCCGAGACCCTCGGGGCGGAGGAGGCCGAGGCGCTCGTCGACATCGGCGTCGGCGATCCCTTCGACCGCGGTCGGCTCCAGGCCGGCGTCGACAGTCTCATGGGTTCGCTGCGCCGGCAGGGCTACGTGAACGCCATGGCGCTGGAGGATTTCCGCCGCGGGCGGGACGGGACCGCGCAGGTCGCGCTCGACGTCCGCCCCGGCGCCCGCTATCGCCTGGGAGAGATCCGGATCGAAGGCGGCGAGGCGATCGGCGAAGACGTGATCCGCGACCTCCTCCCCCTGCGCGCGGGCGACTACTACAACCAGGAGGCCGAGCAGGAGGGCCAGCGGAACCTCTTCGGCATCGACGCGATCCGTTTCGCCTCGATCCTCCGGGAATCGCCGCGCCCCGGGGCCGCCGCCGCCGATTCCACCCTCGATCTCGTCGTCCAGGTCACGCCGGCCTCGCCGCGGGCGGCCCGATTCGGCGTCGGATGGAGTACCGACCAGTGTCTCCGGACCGAGACGCGGCTCACGCACCGCAACCTCTTCGGCGGGGCCCGGCGGCTGCAGATCACCGGCCAGCTCGGGAACATCTTTGCGGACCAGCTCGACGGGTCCTTCCCCTGCTCCCAGGTGGGCACCCACCCCTCCTTCCGGACGCTGAACTACCTGCTCGAGGCGGAACTGCTCCTGCCCGTCGCCTTTTCGGCCGAGAACAGCTTCAGCGCCCGCCTCTTCGTCGAGCGGGAGACGATCCCCGATGTCTTCATCCAGGAGGGCTTCGGTGCCGAAATCGGCCTGACGCGTCGAATCGGGCGCCGCGCGTCCGCCACCCTCTCGTACTCGCCGAGCTACACCGGCTTCGGCGAACAGTCCGCGGACATCTTCTTCTGCATCAACTTCGGTTTCTGCGAACCCGAGGACATCGTCACCGTGACGAGATCGCGCTGGCTGGCGCCCCTCACGCTCGCCGTGCTCTACAACGAGACGGACGACGCGCTCCGCCCCACGCGCGGCTACTACCTTACGGCGGAGGGGGAGGTCGCCCACGAGACGACGGGATCGCAGTACCGGTACGCGCGGATCGTGGGGCAGGCGGCGCTCTTCCGGGAACTCGAGCCCGGTCTCGTGTTCGCCGCGCGCGCGCGGACCGGAGTCGTCCGCTTCCCCGGCACCCGCATCTTCACTCCAGGCGCGCCCCGCACCGACCGGCTCGTCCATCCCTCCCGGCGCTTCTTCGTCGGCGGCTCGCAGAGCGTGCGCGGCGTCGGCCAGAACCTGCTCGGACCCCGCGTGCTCGTGGCCGATCAGGTGGAAGACTGCCCGGCGGGAGATTTCGAGGCGTGCGTCGCGCGGCTCGCGACGCAGAACCCCGGCGCCTTCGACGAGCGGCCCCGCGGCGGCGACGCCCAACTCGAACTGAGTTTCGAGCTGCGCCGGTACCTCAGCGATCGGTGGAGTCTCGTCTTCTTCGGGGACGCGGGGAGCGTCTCGCAGCGGCTCACGGAGCTGCGGGATATCCAGTGGACGCCCGGCATGGGACTCCGGTACGCGAGCCCGGTCGGTTCCATCCGGCTCGATATTGGGTACAATACGACATTCGCGACCGAGTTACCGGCAATTGTATCGATGGAGGACGGAACCTTGGTCCAGATGCCGCAGCCCGTCTTGTTCGACCCCTTCCGGTTCGACGATCCGCACCCCCTGCTCGAACTCTGGCGCCGCGTGCAGATCCACGTGTCCATCGGAGAAGCGTTCTGA
- a CDS encoding prolipoprotein diacylglyceryl transferase: MYPELFTLTLPVLGEVTITSFGVMMALAFLSGYMVLRQETVRLGAGRDLAADMLLGALIGGIVGAKIYYVLLYWDRTALDPLGMIFSRSGLVWYGGFIGGCIGVMWILYRRPVSTGLGVDAIAPALPLAYGIGRIGCFLVGDDYGRPTESWVGIAFPNGLPPTTAGNLRGFGADVDPSIPDSQVLAVHPTQLYETGLSLIIFFLVWRLRRHPHVQGWLFGMWLAMAAVERFVIEVFRAKDDRFFGGFTLAQVISVLMFAGGIALVLRLRRRTAEAAV; this comes from the coding sequence GTGTATCCCGAACTCTTCACATTGACGCTGCCGGTTCTCGGCGAGGTCACGATCACCTCCTTCGGGGTGATGATGGCGCTCGCCTTTCTGAGCGGGTACATGGTCCTGCGCCAGGAGACGGTGCGTCTGGGCGCCGGGCGCGACCTCGCGGCGGACATGCTGCTGGGGGCGCTCATCGGCGGCATCGTCGGGGCGAAGATCTACTATGTGCTCCTCTACTGGGACCGAACCGCGCTCGATCCTCTGGGGATGATCTTCTCGCGCAGCGGCCTCGTGTGGTACGGCGGGTTCATCGGCGGGTGCATCGGCGTCATGTGGATCCTGTACCGGCGCCCCGTCTCCACCGGCCTCGGAGTGGACGCGATCGCGCCCGCCCTCCCGCTCGCCTACGGGATCGGCCGCATCGGCTGTTTCCTCGTCGGCGACGACTACGGGCGCCCGACGGAATCGTGGGTCGGCATCGCCTTCCCCAACGGCCTTCCGCCCACGACCGCCGGCAACCTGCGGGGTTTCGGGGCGGACGTGGATCCCTCGATTCCGGACAGCCAGGTCCTCGCCGTCCATCCGACGCAGCTCTACGAGACCGGCCTCTCTCTCATCATCTTCTTCCTCGTGTGGCGACTGCGGCGGCACCCGCACGTCCAGGGGTGGCTGTTCGGCATGTGGCTCGCGATGGCCGCGGTCGAGCGCTTCGTCATCGAGGTCTTCCGCGCCAAGGACGACCGCTTCTTCGGAGGCTTCACGCTTGCCCAGGTGATCTCGGTCCTGATGTTCGCGGGGGGCATCGCGCTCGTCCTCAGGTTGCGGCGCCGGACCGCAGAGGCGGCGGTGTGA
- the tsaD gene encoding tRNA (adenosine(37)-N6)-threonylcarbamoyltransferase complex transferase subunit TsaD has translation METSCDETSAAVVDENGIRGLAIASQDAHAAFGGVVPEIAAREHIRSLDAMVRHAMHEAEVDHADIAGVGVTAGPGLVGALLAGVNWAKAYAFARRLPLLGVHHMEGHLFGTALEHEGAQPPFIGLLVSGGHTLLLEARAWGRYRLLGQTRDDAAGEAFDKVARRLGLPYPGGPEIQRAAERVAAARGAAAGGTSGAAGRFRLPRPMLSRRDLPGDPAYYDMSFSGLKTAVARIAEQLKEEGVLADAVDDLAADFQEAVVDVLAEKTRRAVEQTGCRRVVLGGGVARNSRLREGLAERLGSSGELYAPSPRLATDNAAMIAAAAHFRLARGERSPWSLNAEAALAFPGLA, from the coding sequence ATCGAGACCTCGTGCGACGAGACCTCGGCCGCCGTCGTGGACGAGAACGGGATCCGGGGCCTCGCGATCGCCTCGCAGGACGCGCACGCCGCGTTCGGGGGCGTCGTGCCGGAGATCGCCGCCCGCGAGCACATCCGCTCGCTCGACGCGATGGTGCGGCACGCCATGCACGAGGCGGAAGTCGACCACGCGGACATCGCCGGCGTCGGCGTGACGGCGGGGCCCGGGCTCGTCGGCGCCCTTCTCGCGGGCGTGAACTGGGCCAAGGCCTACGCCTTCGCGCGGAGGCTTCCCCTCCTCGGCGTCCATCACATGGAGGGGCACCTGTTCGGCACCGCGCTCGAGCACGAGGGCGCGCAGCCTCCCTTCATCGGCCTCCTCGTGTCCGGCGGACACACGCTCCTCCTTGAGGCGCGGGCGTGGGGGCGCTACCGCCTCCTCGGCCAGACGCGGGACGACGCGGCGGGCGAGGCGTTCGACAAGGTCGCGCGCCGGCTCGGATTGCCGTATCCGGGCGGGCCCGAGATCCAGCGTGCGGCGGAGCGGGTCGCGGCGGCAAGGGGCGCCGCGGCCGGCGGGACGAGCGGCGCGGCGGGGCGTTTCCGGCTCCCGCGCCCGATGCTGAGCCGGCGCGACCTGCCCGGCGATCCGGCGTACTACGACATGTCCTTTTCCGGGCTGAAGACCGCCGTGGCGCGGATCGCCGAGCAACTGAAGGAGGAGGGCGTCCTGGCCGACGCCGTCGACGACCTCGCGGCGGACTTTCAGGAGGCCGTGGTCGATGTCCTCGCCGAGAAGACGCGACGCGCCGTGGAACAGACGGGCTGCCGGCGGGTCGTGCTGGGTGGGGGAGTGGCGCGGAACTCCCGTCTTCGTGAAGGTTTAGCCGAGCGTCTGGGCTCGTCCGGGGAGTTGTACGCCCCGTCTCCCCGCCTCGCGACGGACAACGCGGCGATGATCGCCGCCGCCGCGCACTTCCGCCTGGCGAGAGGGGAACGCAGCCCGTGGTCGCTCAACGCCGAAGCGGCGCTCGCGTTTCCCGGCCTCGCGTAA
- a CDS encoding CdaR family protein, translated as MDFKSAFTKNWPYKVAAIVLSVLLWLSVSADAEIAEQPVSTLLEIQVRDSAWSLREVRPAEITTTFRGRRNQMFAARFERPVIRKVLDQVEDTVVQVPLSASEVIYDRELGLDPVGVSPGAVTVYLEERVAKRVAVSGRTDARAAAGVLVVGMQVAPDSVWLQGPASFVNQISEVTTAMLDVGAVSTRVTQQLEIALPPDIAGLSVDPATVIATVDVDSLRTRLFAIEVVTTGPRAIMAAVDPPTVTVVVTGPAAVVDGLDPGDLLVTVDIPNSFESTGSYPVRAELPEAVVGTVTIDLVPERVSAGIASVPPDR; from the coding sequence ATGGACTTCAAGAGCGCGTTCACGAAGAACTGGCCCTACAAGGTCGCGGCGATCGTCCTGTCGGTGCTTCTCTGGCTCAGCGTCTCGGCCGACGCCGAGATCGCCGAGCAGCCGGTTTCGACGCTCCTCGAGATCCAGGTGAGGGATTCCGCGTGGAGTCTGCGCGAAGTGCGGCCCGCCGAGATCACGACGACCTTCCGCGGCCGCCGGAATCAGATGTTTGCCGCCCGCTTCGAGAGGCCCGTGATCCGGAAGGTTCTCGACCAGGTCGAGGACACCGTGGTCCAGGTTCCGCTCTCCGCCTCGGAGGTCATCTACGACCGCGAACTCGGACTCGATCCCGTGGGAGTCTCTCCGGGAGCCGTCACCGTGTATCTGGAGGAGCGGGTGGCGAAGCGGGTCGCGGTCTCCGGCCGGACGGATGCGAGGGCGGCGGCGGGCGTGCTCGTCGTCGGCATGCAGGTCGCCCCCGACAGCGTGTGGCTCCAGGGGCCCGCGTCCTTCGTCAACCAGATCTCCGAGGTGACGACGGCCATGCTCGACGTCGGCGCCGTCTCCACGCGAGTGACCCAGCAACTCGAGATCGCCCTGCCGCCCGATATCGCGGGACTCTCCGTCGATCCCGCCACCGTGATCGCGACCGTCGACGTGGACTCTCTCCGCACCCGCCTGTTCGCGATCGAAGTCGTCACGACGGGTCCCCGGGCCATCATGGCCGCCGTGGATCCGCCGACCGTCACCGTGGTCGTCACCGGACCCGCGGCCGTCGTGGACGGACTCGATCCGGGGGACCTCCTCGTGACGGTCGACATCCCCAATTCCTTCGAATCGACGGGCTCCTATCCCGTGCGCGCCGAGTTGCCCGAGGCCGTGGTCGGCACGGTGACGATCGACCTCGTTCCGGAGCGGGTGAGCGCGGGTATCGCCTCCGTCCCGCCGGACCGATAG
- a CDS encoding PASTA domain-containing protein, which yields MRFLRLTLVFAALFGVGYAYAAMRLFPAAEDPTDVDFTEIPDLTGVSLAEAGERLSALGLVSTEQGSLHHGEIPTGAVVAQRPLPGQLARAGDTIVLTTSAGIETRVVPDLAGLPGGEAATLLTRLGFDIDIEETDESAVAGAIRTEPAAGTSLPLPARVRLFVSQGKAIVAVPDLQGRHVDDLELLLEEVELQLGAVRYQVEAPEVQGRVIFQSPAPGSALRGDGFVSVIVAGTPPDSATADLTRDAARDTVPATREAAPATPGSERV from the coding sequence GTGAGATTCCTGCGCCTGACGCTCGTCTTCGCCGCCCTGTTCGGCGTCGGTTACGCGTACGCCGCGATGCGGCTCTTCCCCGCGGCGGAAGATCCGACCGACGTCGATTTCACCGAGATCCCCGATCTCACAGGCGTATCGCTCGCCGAGGCCGGGGAACGCCTCTCCGCGCTGGGGCTCGTCTCCACCGAGCAGGGCAGCCTCCATCACGGCGAGATCCCCACCGGCGCCGTCGTCGCCCAGCGACCGCTCCCGGGCCAGCTCGCCCGGGCCGGGGACACGATCGTGCTCACGACGAGCGCCGGCATCGAAACACGCGTCGTGCCCGATCTCGCCGGCCTCCCGGGCGGCGAGGCCGCGACCCTCCTCACCCGGCTCGGCTTCGATATCGATATCGAGGAGACCGACGAGAGCGCCGTCGCCGGCGCGATCCGCACGGAGCCCGCCGCCGGAACGAGCCTCCCCCTCCCCGCCCGCGTCCGCCTCTTCGTCAGCCAGGGGAAGGCGATCGTCGCGGTTCCCGACCTTCAGGGCCGCCATGTGGACGATCTCGAGCTTCTTCTTGAGGAGGTGGAACTGCAGCTGGGCGCCGTCCGCTACCAGGTCGAAGCCCCGGAGGTGCAGGGACGCGTCATCTTTCAGAGCCCGGCCCCCGGCTCCGCCCTCCGGGGCGACGGGTTCGTCTCCGTGATCGTGGCGGGGACGCCGCCCGACTCCGCCACCGCGGACCTCACGAGAGACGCCGCCCGCGACACGGTTCCTGCGACCCGCGAAGCGGCGCCCGCGACCCCCGGCAGCGAGAGAGTCTAG